From the Brachyspira intermedia PWS/A genome, the window GTGGAAAAATAATGAGATATTCAAAATATATAAAAAGCTATCAAGGTAAATTAGATTCTTGGAAAAAAGCTAATTCTACTTTTACAAATGAAAGATGGGTAGCAAATTCAGATGCAGATTGGAGTTCTTATCCTGTACCTCAGCCGGAAGATGTTAACTGGGCTGAAGGTGAGTATGCAGGAGAGTTATATTAAAAAATATAATGTCGTATATTTCTATTATATTAGTTATATTATTAGTTTTAACGGTTTTATTTTTATAACTAATAAAACCGTTATTTCTTATGATAATGCTTGGATAAAATTGGTAAAAAATAGAATTGTAAAGGAAGCTGATAGAGATTATCTATTCAAAGAAAATGGTGATCTTATCATAAATAAAAAAAAGAGATTAAATTTTATTCAGGCAAAACATGAGAATATGGCAGTTTACAGCAATACAGATTATTTAAATAAATTTATGCTTGTTTTTTCCGGATATCCTTCTATAAAAGTAACATTTATGGAAGGTTATATAGTTGAAAACAATAAATTATACTATACTTATGCTTATAAACCTTCCTATTATACCAAACTTAATAAATGGATGAAATTTAACGGAGTTTTTGAAGATAAAGAAAATTGGATCGCCAAAAAAACGTTAAATGGAGTACATTTCCTTGTCCTCAATCATCAGATATAAATTGGGAAAAAAAAGCTATGATAGGAATTTTATCATAAGAGTCAATTTTTAAAAAATAAATATTACAATTTTATCAATATATTGTTATATAAATAAGTATATTGAATATTTTTTTTATTTGTTATACTTACAAAATCAATTATTATTTTCAAGGAGAAATATATGAGTTTAAATATAGAAGATAAAGGTAAAGTAAAAGTTGTAAGTTTAGTTGGTAAATTAGATGTTAATTTATCAGTATCTATTGAAGCTGAATTAGAGCAATTAGTAGAATCAGGTTCTATTAATTTAATATTAGAATTATCAGGTATTGAATATTTAAGTTCTAGCGGTATAAGAGTATTTATTTCTATAATGAGAAAAATTAAAGATAAAAATGGAAGATTGGTATTAGCTTGTGTTCCTGATATAATCAAAAAGATATTAAAAACTGTAGAGTTGGAAGATTTATTTGAAGTATATGAAAGTGTCGATGAGGCAGTAGAGTCATTCTAATATTTTAGATTGATTTTATTTGTTTTTTTTGTATAATACTTTACATATGTTTTAGTTTTGTAATAAATTATTATAATTGGAAGAGTATGAGATTAAAGTGTTATATAAAATTTAAAATATTAATTTTATTTTCTTTTATTTTGTTTGCTTGTGCATCAAGTCAAAAAAATACTGATTATGCATTTGAAAGCAGACCTTTTTTAAAGGAATATAAAAGGTATTCTTTAACATCTGGTGAAGTAAATCCGGCATTGGATGCTGTAATTGATAGAGAAGGTACTTGGATTTATTATTCAAGAGAAAATGCCGGAAATACAGATGTTTTTGCAGTAGATTCATATACTCTAGAAACTTATAGATTGACTAGAAGTCCTGGAATAGATACATCTGTTTCTGTTGATGATAAATCAAAATATATAGTATTCTCTTCAACTAGAGATGATGCTTTTGGAGATATTTATTTATTTAAGCTTTATAACCTTGGTATAAGAACTTCTAAAAATAATTTAGAAAATTTAGAGCAGAGTATTGTAAGACTTACTGATTATAAGGGTTATGATACTGATCCGGTTGTTTCTCATAAAGGTAATTCTATAGCTTTTATTTCAGACAGGGATGGCGGAGTTAAAAAACTTTTTACTGTTAAGCCTAATGGTAAAGATGTTCAGAAATTATCAGATATTGAAGCTAGTTCTCCTGCATTTTCTTTCGATGATACAAAAATAGCTTTTATTACTTCTAAAGTAGGTGAAAGATATTCTCAATTAGTTTTATTAGATTTAAATTCAGACACTAATTCTCAAACTAATTTAACTATACTTACAGATACAGAAACATTTAAATTTAATCCTACATTTTATAATGATGATACAATTATTTTCTTTGAAATAGAAAAAGATTCTGATAAAGACGGAAATTTAACTTATTATGATAAAAGACGTTTAATGTCATATTCTTTAGCAACTCATCAATATTATGTTTTATCAGAAGATACTCAATTAACTACTTTTAATGTTGCTTATCCTTCGGCTTTAGTAGGAGCTTATGTTGTAAGCGAAGATGGTACAAGTATAGTTACAATGGGGTCTACTAAAGAATATTTTATAAAAGATGATAATTCTTCAACTATGTATAATAGTTTTGTGGAACTTCCATATAACAGAAAAGTTGATGTTATAGATAGGTTTGCTGAATATTTTCCTTTTTCTGAAGATCAGAATAATGTTGCTAAAGCATATTTTAATATGATGATATCATCATATACTAATAATAATATTAAGGAATATAATAATACTAAAAAAGTACTAATATCAGAATATCCAGATACATTTCCTGGATTTTTGACATCAAAAATAGATGAAAATTTTGATACTAATAATAATTGGTTTGATATAGAATCTTACACAAATGAATATTTTTTAACTAATAATGATTTAGAAATGACAAATTTAATAGCTTGGTCAGGATATATATCAGCCAATGAAAAATATAAAGTTAATAAAAATAATGAAGATACATTTGCAATACTTAGCGAAATTCTTAATTTAAATATTAATAAAGATTTATATTTGCTTATAGCTAAATTATATGCTCATTCAGTTGAAGATAGCGGATATATATATCCTGATGATGATGATATTTATAATAATCCTTATAAGAGAAAAGATTTATTATTTTCAGACAGATTAGAGATTGCAAAAGATTTTATAAAAGATTCAAAAATTTCTTATGATACTATAATAGAAAATGCTCACCCTTATGCTCCTTTAGCTGTAGCTACAAGACTTATATATTTAGACGGACTTATACTTTCAAGAAATTTTGATGATGCTACGAATTTATTCAAACCCTATGTTGAATCTAAAAATGATATAATGCTTGCCTTAGGATATTATGCTAATGCTAAGGTACTTATGGCACAAAAAGATGATGGTGCTTATGCTTTATTTAAAGAAGCATTAAGTTCAGGAGGAAAGAATTTTGATTCTACTTATGAGGCTCAGTATTGTAAAGATACATTAGCTGATTATTATAAATCTCTAGCAGATAAAGCATATAATGAAGGTAAATATGCAGCTGCTTATGATAATTATAATGAAACTTTGAAATATAACCCTAATGATACTTCAGCATCATCAAGAGTTATAGAGAGCGGACTTAGAGCTTATAGTACAATAGAATCTCTTGAAGAAACTATATTTGAGAGAGAGAGAAATATTTTATCAACTAGATACTCTTCTCATGAAGCACATGCAGAACTTGCAAATGCTTATTATTATTTGGCTAATAGATATTATGGTATAGCTGTATCAAAACAGTATAGTCCTGAACGTTATGTTGTAAGTGAGAAAAAAAGAGAAGATGGATTTTATTTGTATTTAAATAAGGCTTTTGATACTATAGTTGAGAAAGCTACTTCATATATTAATTTTGCCATATTCTTATATCCAGATGAAGAAAATTATTATGTAAAAAAGGCTGAGATGCTGACATTTGCTCAGGCTTTAAGAATGCAGGTTCTTCAAGATGAAAAAATATCTAAAAGTGTAATAGAGTTAGTGCCGGCTTATAAAGATAATGCAATTACCAATG encodes:
- a CDS encoding STAS domain-containing protein, producing MSLNIEDKGKVKVVSLVGKLDVNLSVSIEAELEQLVESGSINLILELSGIEYLSSSGIRVFISIMRKIKDKNGRLVLACVPDIIKKILKTVELEDLFEVYESVDEAVESF